The Halichoerus grypus chromosome 15, mHalGry1.hap1.1, whole genome shotgun sequence genome includes a window with the following:
- the CABP5 gene encoding calcium-binding protein 5: MQFPMGPACIFLRKGIAEKQRERPLGQDEIEELQEAFLEFDKDRDGFISCKDLGNLMRTMGYMPTEMELTELGQQIRMNLGGRVDFDDFVELMTPKLLAETAGMIGIQEMRDAFKEFDTNGDGEITLGELQQAMQRLLGEKLTPREISEVVREADVNGDGTVDFEEFVKMMSR; this comes from the exons ATGCAGTTTCCCATGGGCCCCGCCTGCATCTTCTTGAGGAAAGGCATCGCTGAGAAACAGCGG GAAAGACCCCTGGGACAAGATGAGATCGAAG AGCTTCAGGAAGCATTTCTTGAGTTTGACAAGGACAGAGATGGGTTCATCTCCTGTAAGGATTTGGGGAATCTCATGAGGACGATGGGTTACATGCCCACCGAGATGGAGCTGACTGAACTGGGCCAGCAAATCCGCATGAACT TGGGTGGCCGTGTCGACTTTGACGATTTTGTGGAGCTCATGACTCCCAAACTGCTTGCAGAAACAGCAGGGATGATCGGTATCCAGGAGATGAGAGATGCCTTCAAGGAA TTTGACACCAACGGAGACGGGGAGATCACCCTCGGGGAGCTGCAGCAAGCCATGCAGAGGCTCCTGGGAGAGAAGCTCACGCCCCGAGAGATCTCGGAGGTTGTGCGGGAGGCCGACGTGAACGGAGACGGTACCGTCGACTTTGAAG AGTTTGTGAAGATGATGTCTCGCTGA